From a single Gemmatimonadota bacterium genomic region:
- a CDS encoding class A beta-lactamase-related serine hydrolase — MMTGPSFRQTALAVLLIAGLGPTTGPAQTIRDRFTPAWAPVKEFFHRTLNDEGVVGGSMIFFHGDTVLAQEFHGLADLATNRAVDERTIYHWASITKTFTSIAVMQLRDRRRLGLDDPALQYVPELRAVHNPFGPMEAITLRMLMSHSAGFRNGTWPWGGDKPWHPHEPVAWSQLVAMMPYTEILFQPGTKFSYSNPGVIFLGRTIEALTGEDYETYIEKNLFRPLGMSSSYFDLTPYHLLPFRSNNYDIGTGGPVANGLDFDTGITVSNGGLNAPITDLVKYLQFLVGAPGVPAAGRGVLARASLEEMWKPLLPLGGPEGGSIGLAYFLLERKGLNLVGHTGSQKAFRSFFYIDPVSKAGVVAVFNTAPTDDPRNPTDQGPGKPRIGVLFSGLLGRLTDGVFPIYRQ, encoded by the coding sequence ATGATGACCGGCCCTTCGTTCCGACAAACCGCACTGGCGGTCCTGCTGATTGCCGGCCTCGGCCCGACGACCGGGCCGGCGCAAACGATCCGGGATCGATTCACTCCGGCATGGGCTCCGGTCAAGGAGTTCTTCCACCGGACCCTCAACGATGAGGGCGTGGTCGGCGGGAGCATGATCTTCTTCCATGGCGACACCGTGTTGGCGCAAGAGTTTCACGGCCTGGCCGATCTGGCCACCAACCGGGCGGTTGACGAGCGGACGATTTACCACTGGGCGTCGATCACCAAAACCTTCACGTCCATCGCGGTGATGCAGCTTCGCGACCGGAGGCGGCTCGGGCTCGACGATCCGGCGCTCCAGTACGTTCCCGAGTTGCGGGCGGTCCACAATCCATTCGGGCCGATGGAGGCGATTACCCTCCGGATGCTGATGTCGCATTCCGCCGGCTTTCGAAACGGGACCTGGCCCTGGGGCGGCGACAAACCGTGGCATCCGCATGAGCCGGTCGCGTGGTCGCAACTGGTGGCGATGATGCCGTACACCGAGATCCTGTTCCAGCCGGGGACGAAGTTCAGCTATTCGAACCCGGGCGTGATCTTCCTCGGTCGGACCATCGAGGCGCTGACCGGCGAGGACTACGAGACCTACATCGAGAAGAACCTGTTCCGGCCCCTCGGCATGTCGTCAAGCTACTTCGATCTCACCCCGTACCACTTGCTGCCGTTTCGGTCCAACAACTACGACATCGGGACCGGCGGCCCGGTGGCGAACGGCCTCGACTTCGACACCGGGATCACGGTATCGAACGGCGGGCTCAATGCCCCGATCACGGATTTGGTCAAGTATCTCCAGTTCCTCGTCGGAGCCCCCGGGGTGCCGGCGGCCGGCCGGGGGGTCTTGGCGCGAGCGTCGCTGGAGGAAATGTGGAAGCCACTGCTTCCGTTAGGCGGCCCCGAGGGCGGGTCGATCGGCTTGGCCTATTTTCTGCTGGAGCGGAAGGGTCTCAACTTGGTCGGACATACCGGGAGCCAGAAGGCGTTCCGGTCGTTCTTTTACATCGATCCCGTGTCTAAGGCTGGGGTCGTTGCCGTGTTCAACACCGCCCCGACCGATGACCCCAGGAATCCCACGGATCAGGGCCCTGGCAAGCCGCGGATCGGGGTGCTGTTCAGCGGCCTGCTCGGGCGCCTGACCGATGGTGTCTTTCCGATTTATCGCCAGTGA